In the genome of Treponema pedis, one region contains:
- the ftsW gene encoding putative lipid II flippase FtsW, protein MNKYIAAKKNINPEKHDFIFAMTVLLLFGVGYTTLYSGSIHYAKRIFDDQLYFVIKQAKHAVVGLAGMLFFTFMDFSKIRKMLPAIVIITFLLCILPFIPGLGEMRNGAVRWIKLGGFKFQPSEAVKFSVLLFLANFFDKKNDKYEDPLISIFPPFLITSLFILFVYLGNDFSSSLFILIIATTMFFAAGVPISWFLKGLVCIIPILVLMVVTKEYRMERVLSFLDPGRDPLNSGFQIQASLNALTSGGLFGQGLGNGVRKIASVPEIYSDFIFVVWAEEMGFVGVACYMLLLIFFAVLGYKIAFTCKDRFGSYIAFGATTSILIQSLLNCAVVSKLVPATGIPLPFFSSGGSSLVISFCLCGLILNASGYVNKGGSVNG, encoded by the coding sequence ATGAATAAATATATTGCAGCGAAAAAAAATATCAATCCTGAAAAACACGATTTTATTTTTGCAATGACCGTGCTGCTTTTATTCGGTGTAGGTTATACGACCTTATATTCAGGCTCGATTCATTATGCCAAGCGTATATTTGACGACCAATTGTATTTTGTTATTAAACAGGCAAAGCATGCGGTTGTCGGTTTGGCGGGTATGCTGTTTTTTACGTTTATGGATTTTTCAAAAATAAGGAAAATGCTTCCCGCAATTGTTATAATTACCTTTTTACTTTGCATTTTACCCTTTATTCCGGGGCTTGGAGAAATGCGCAACGGGGCTGTCCGTTGGATAAAGTTGGGCGGTTTTAAATTTCAGCCTTCCGAAGCGGTTAAATTTTCCGTTTTGCTTTTTTTGGCAAATTTCTTCGATAAAAAGAATGATAAATATGAAGACCCTTTAATTTCGATTTTTCCTCCTTTTCTTATTACGAGTTTATTTATTTTATTTGTTTATTTGGGTAATGATTTTTCTTCTTCGCTTTTTATTTTAATAATCGCAACAACAATGTTTTTTGCGGCCGGTGTTCCTATAAGCTGGTTTTTAAAAGGTTTGGTTTGTATTATTCCGATTTTGGTTTTAATGGTTGTAACGAAGGAATATAGAATGGAGCGTGTACTTTCTTTTTTAGACCCGGGAAGAGACCCCTTGAATTCCGGCTTTCAAATTCAAGCTTCGCTTAATGCTCTTACAAGCGGAGGTCTTTTCGGGCAGGGGCTTGGGAACGGTGTAAGAAAAATTGCAAGCGTTCCTGAAATATATTCCGATTTTATATTTGTGGTTTGGGCTGAAGAAATGGGTTTTGTAGGAGTTGCATGCTATATGCTTCTTCTAATCTTTTTTGCGGTATTGGGATATAAAATTGCATTTACATGTAAGGACAGGTTCGGCTCTTACATTGCTTTCGGGGCTACTACAAGTATTTTAATTCAGTCGCTTTTAAATTGCGCCGTAGTTTCAAAACTGGTGCCTGCAACGGGGATTCCTCTTCCGTTTTTTTCTTCAGGCGGTTCATCTTTGGTGATTTCATTTTGTTTATGCGGTTTAATTTTAAATGCGTCCGGATATGTGAATAAGGGAGGTTCGGTAAATGGCTGA
- a CDS encoding UDP-N-acetylmuramoyl-tripeptide--D-alanyl-D-alanine ligase has translation MAFDSDNLNREFTLLFFDELVKSTGGSILFNFSPVNGFTSVVIDSRGVRPNSLFVPLRGEKQDGHIYIEDALKNGAVCFFADTEYVRFEENKITLEKLCKKYYACCITVKNNLYALQAASKFYLTKFPSLYKIGVTGSSGKTTTKEILASIYSLKYNTAVNKGNLNSETGLPLSVFTVRPEHEVGIFELGMNRKGEIAELANILLPNAAIITNIGSAHIGILGTKKAIAEEKKEIFSNFTDNCIGFVPDCKFTEFLKSVPAGKIYVYSADKNSNIKKIEENGTEGSVIFYKDEKILFPLAGKYNIDNAAACIALAEKDNFSASEIKKGLEAVRPLFGRSQIIRGLATCFFDCYNANPDSMSEAIDFCNSVKSEGVKHYVLASMRELGKESEASHKLIAEKVLSSEADIIYFFGDEFAFVLKNCDKKNKRVFIFKTDEFENLKNTLKENLNKGDFVLLKGSRGLELERLEEVLKPEAGNE, from the coding sequence ATGGCTTTTGATTCGGATAATTTAAATCGTGAGTTTACTCTTTTATTTTTTGATGAGCTTGTAAAAAGTACCGGCGGAAGTATTTTGTTTAATTTTTCGCCGGTAAACGGTTTTACCTCCGTTGTAATCGACAGTAGAGGTGTAAGGCCCAATTCTCTTTTTGTTCCTTTACGAGGAGAAAAACAGGACGGTCATATTTACATTGAAGACGCTTTAAAAAACGGTGCCGTTTGTTTTTTTGCCGATACCGAATATGTAAGGTTTGAAGAAAATAAGATTACGCTTGAGAAATTGTGTAAAAAATATTACGCTTGCTGTATTACGGTAAAAAACAATTTATATGCTCTTCAGGCGGCATCAAAATTTTATTTAACGAAATTCCCGAGCCTTTATAAAATAGGTGTAACGGGCTCAAGCGGAAAAACTACTACGAAAGAAATTTTAGCTTCGATTTATTCTTTAAAATATAATACCGCAGTAAATAAGGGTAATTTAAATTCGGAAACGGGGCTACCTCTTTCGGTTTTTACGGTACGTCCGGAGCACGAAGTCGGAATTTTCGAGCTCGGTATGAATAGAAAAGGTGAGATTGCGGAGCTTGCAAATATTCTTTTACCAAACGCTGCGATTATTACAAACATAGGTTCCGCCCATATCGGTATTCTCGGCACGAAAAAGGCAATTGCTGAGGAAAAAAAGGAAATTTTTTCAAATTTTACGGATAATTGCATAGGCTTTGTTCCCGATTGTAAGTTTACGGAATTTTTAAAAAGCGTTCCCGCCGGAAAGATTTATGTTTATTCCGCGGATAAAAATTCCAATATAAAAAAAATAGAAGAGAACGGAACGGAAGGCTCCGTTATATTTTACAAAGACGAAAAAATTTTATTCCCGCTTGCGGGAAAATACAATATAGACAATGCTGCGGCGTGTATCGCTTTGGCGGAAAAAGATAATTTTTCCGCAAGTGAAATTAAAAAAGGGTTGGAAGCCGTGCGGCCTCTGTTCGGTAGATCTCAGATTATCCGCGGGCTTGCGACCTGTTTTTTTGATTGTTATAATGCAAACCCCGATTCTATGAGCGAGGCGATTGATTTTTGCAATTCGGTAAAATCCGAAGGGGTTAAGCATTATGTTTTAGCCTCGATGCGTGAATTGGGTAAAGAATCGGAGGCAAGTCATAAGCTGATTGCCGAAAAAGTCTTATCTTCGGAAGCGGATATAATTTATTTTTTCGGAGATGAATTTGCTTTCGTATTAAAAAACTGCGATAAAAAAAATAAAAGAGTGTTCATATTTAAAACGGACGAATTTGAAAATTTAAAAAATACGCTTAAAGAAAATTTAAATAAAGGCGATTTTGTTTTATTAAAAGGTTCGCGGGGCTTGGAGCTTGAGAGATTGGAAGAGGTGTTAAAACCGGAGGCGGGGAATGAATAA
- a CDS encoding cell division protein FtsL: protein MKKISAVVLTMLIPLLLFAVVLQSSRYSAVEREMKDYDKEQIRIIEENKRKISGISILSKPERIERIAVEELKMRKARSAEILRIEISKEKHGF, encoded by the coding sequence ATGAAAAAAATTAGCGCCGTCGTGTTAACTATGTTGATTCCTCTTTTGTTGTTCGCTGTGGTTTTACAGTCTTCAAGATATTCCGCTGTAGAGCGGGAAATGAAGGATTACGATAAGGAACAGATAAGAATAATCGAAGAAAATAAAAGAAAGATTTCCGGTATTTCAATTTTATCGAAGCCTGAGCGTATAGAAAGGATTGCTGTGGAAGAATTAAAAATGCGGAAAGCTAGGTCTGCGGAAATTTTACGTATAGAAATTTCGAAGGAGAAACATGGCTTTTGA
- the mraZ gene encoding division/cell wall cluster transcriptional repressor MraZ, translating into MTGEYKNTLDEKGRIMFPAKIRSGLPEARLIITRGIDSCLWLFTPEEWQKLSDEIMAKASLFKTESRIVTRRLIAPAQEIEFDKTGRLSVPQSLREYAGLEKDCIILGLSKYFELWDEKKYENYLKESESGFLEAAEGLGTIGL; encoded by the coding sequence ATGACAGGCGAATATAAGAATACTCTCGATGAAAAAGGTAGAATTATGTTTCCTGCTAAAATACGTTCAGGATTACCCGAAGCGCGCCTTATTATAACGCGCGGAATCGACAGCTGTCTTTGGCTTTTTACTCCCGAAGAATGGCAAAAACTTTCCGACGAAATTATGGCTAAGGCTTCATTATTCAAAACCGAGTCTCGTATTGTTACAAGAAGGTTAATTGCGCCGGCACAGGAAATAGAATTTGACAAGACCGGAAGACTCTCGGTTCCGCAGAGTTTACGGGAATATGCTGGGCTCGAAAAGGATTGTATAATTTTAGGGCTTTCAAAGTATTTTGAATTGTGGGACGAAAAAAAATATGAAAATTATTTGAAGGAGAGCGAGTCCGGCTTTTTGGAAGCTGCCGAAGGCTTAGGTACAATCGGTTTATAG
- a CDS encoding ATP-grasp domain-containing protein — protein sequence MKRKKIAILVSGEYKKQPTKDDLLLQNELQNRGYLADITVWSDTSTDFSEYDLAIIRSCWDYDGRLTEFLRQMKKIENSSLLYNPLDIIEKNSDKRYLLDLQTTGIKITPTVTADNLNNLNIPSEWKKVVIKPNISASGKDTYRYSIDEEEKIKAACSDIIGKGKLPLIQKYISSIETFGEHSSIVIDGKITLTVKKTPAKGGFLIHKHFGGSSTSVQTSEKEKSFIRNILSKLESLPLYMRVDYLKDENDNFLLLELEQIEPHLYLTESVSGLEALTDGIIKRLS from the coding sequence ATGAAAAGAAAAAAAATTGCTATCTTGGTAAGCGGCGAATATAAAAAACAGCCTACAAAAGACGATTTACTTTTACAAAACGAGCTGCAAAACAGGGGATACCTTGCCGATATTACGGTTTGGAGCGATACCTCAACGGATTTTTCCGAATATGACTTGGCTATAATCCGCTCCTGTTGGGATTACGACGGCCGTCTTACCGAATTTTTGCGGCAAATGAAAAAAATAGAAAACTCTTCATTATTATATAATCCGCTCGACATTATTGAAAAAAATTCCGATAAGCGGTATTTACTTGATTTACAAACAACCGGAATTAAAATCACGCCTACCGTTACGGCTGATAACCTTAATAACCTCAATATTCCTTCGGAATGGAAAAAAGTAGTTATAAAACCGAATATCAGTGCAAGCGGAAAAGATACTTACAGATATTCAATAGATGAAGAAGAAAAGATAAAAGCCGCTTGCTCGGATATTATCGGAAAAGGAAAACTTCCTTTAATTCAAAAATATATTTCTTCAATTGAAACTTTCGGCGAGCACTCTTCAATAGTCATAGACGGAAAAATAACATTAACTGTGAAAAAAACTCCGGCAAAGGGCGGTTTTTTAATTCATAAACATTTCGGCGGCTCCTCAACTTCCGTACAAACTTCCGAAAAAGAAAAATCTTTTATCCGAAACATACTTTCAAAGTTGGAAAGCCTTCCCCTTTATATGAGGGTTGATTACTTAAAAGACGAAAACGACAATTTCCTTCTTTTGGAATTGGAGCAAATCGAACCTCACCTATACTTAACCGAGAGCGTCTCCGGCCTTGAGGCTCTAACGGACGGTATTATAAAACGGCTGTCATAA
- a CDS encoding Glu/Leu/Phe/Val family dehydrogenase — protein MGNTYEKLVLTIEDAAKTAGLKEDDYITLLSPERELHVSIPVVMDSGRVKVFNGYRVQHSTLRGPAKGGIRFHKDVDIDEVRALSAWMTFKCAVADIPYGGGKGGISVNPSELSENELEKLTRGYARRIAKFIGPHIDIPAPDVGTNAKIMAWIADTYSAAVGEFTPAVITGKPVALGGSLGRAEATGRGVTVACIEVLKRLNKTLKGQRVVIQGLGNAGGVTAELMFKEGAKIIAAGNSSGAIYNENGLDIPAVTAHIKNKKRLDTLTGDFKHISSAELLELETDILIPAALENQITELNAEKIKAPIIVEAANGPVSPEADIILQNKDIIIVPDILANAGGVIVSYFEWVQNLQGFYWSEEEVNNRLCEKIKKAFDFVWNLKEEYKVTMRKACYIKALKQLAEARNAAGF, from the coding sequence ATGGGAAATACTTACGAAAAACTCGTTTTAACTATAGAAGATGCCGCAAAAACGGCAGGTTTAAAAGAAGACGATTATATTACTTTGCTCAGCCCCGAAAGAGAGCTTCATGTTTCCATACCGGTAGTTATGGACTCAGGCCGTGTAAAGGTATTTAACGGCTATAGAGTTCAACATTCTACTTTAAGAGGCCCCGCAAAGGGCGGCATACGGTTTCATAAAGATGTGGATATTGATGAAGTCCGCGCTCTTTCGGCATGGATGACTTTTAAGTGTGCCGTTGCCGATATTCCTTACGGAGGAGGCAAGGGCGGTATATCCGTGAACCCTTCGGAACTTTCGGAAAACGAGCTTGAAAAATTAACCCGCGGGTATGCAAGACGGATAGCCAAATTTATCGGCCCCCATATTGATATTCCTGCACCCGATGTGGGTACAAATGCGAAAATTATGGCTTGGATTGCCGATACATATAGTGCGGCGGTCGGCGAGTTTACGCCTGCCGTTATAACGGGCAAGCCTGTTGCTTTAGGCGGTTCTCTCGGAAGGGCTGAAGCTACAGGCCGCGGAGTTACGGTTGCCTGTATTGAAGTATTAAAACGTTTAAATAAAACTTTAAAAGGACAGAGGGTTGTTATTCAGGGTTTGGGAAACGCAGGCGGTGTTACGGCGGAACTTATGTTTAAAGAAGGTGCTAAAATTATTGCTGCGGGCAACAGTTCGGGAGCAATTTATAATGAAAACGGACTCGATATTCCAGCCGTTACGGCTCATATAAAAAATAAAAAAAGGCTTGATACTTTGACTGGCGATTTTAAGCATATTTCTTCCGCCGAGCTTTTGGAACTTGAAACCGATATTTTAATTCCCGCCGCTTTGGAAAATCAAATTACCGAATTAAATGCCGAGAAAATAAAGGCTCCTATAATAGTTGAAGCCGCAAACGGACCTGTAAGCCCGGAAGCGGATATTATTTTACAGAATAAAGATATTATTATAGTTCCGGATATACTTGCAAATGCCGGAGGGGTAATTGTTTCGTATTTTGAATGGGTTCAAAATTTACAGGGCTTTTATTGGAGTGAAGAAGAAGTAAATAACCGCCTATGTGAAAAAATTAAAAAAGCCTTTGATTTTGTATGGAATTTAAAAGAAGAATATAAGGTTACTATGAGAAAGGCCTGTTATATAAAAGCTTTAAAACAGTTGGCGGAAGCACGTAACGCTGCCGGTTTTTAA
- a CDS encoding YncE family protein, whose translation MKKKLSFVFFLFTFSVFAEFNFDLIVQPFTGTEFFVDGKTVKPLVLEKDNTLAKVRLILKDSASAIEVKNKGFRTVNLTDELIRLKNDVGKTADLKAPFSLKALAILSRKESKFDTKAFFPTGRQPKSVTFVNSDTVAVALLDGNGADIINIETGEKKRISPPKEYAEKLGFVEALVLKNKNELWISQMPTALIHVFNLTTFEYKTAVKTSGKWSKVMAYNPLTDRVYLSNWQTFDISVINTETYSEEKKIKTKAVPRGMAFSEDGKFIYCAQFEDAAGNSNCRLIKKELDTFKTVSESGMKGAKRHIVTDYKQGRLYVSDMLNAVIEVYSLKDESLIKTVKVFSHPNTIQLSPDGKFLYVSCRGPNNPDKGYLYKGYVMGRLDIIDTETLTRIESVEAGNQPTGLDISPDGKTIVLSDFLDNRIRVFKKN comes from the coding sequence ATAAAGAAAAAACTGAGCTTTGTTTTTTTTCTTTTTACCTTTTCCGTTTTTGCGGAATTTAATTTTGATTTAATTGTTCAGCCCTTTACGGGAACCGAATTTTTTGTTGACGGCAAAACGGTTAAACCCTTAGTGCTGGAAAAGGATAATACTCTTGCAAAGGTGCGTCTTATACTTAAAGATTCCGCTTCCGCTATTGAAGTTAAAAATAAAGGATTCCGTACGGTAAATTTAACCGATGAGCTTATAAGGTTAAAAAACGATGTTGGAAAAACGGCGGACTTAAAAGCTCCTTTTTCACTTAAGGCTCTTGCAATCTTATCACGGAAAGAGTCAAAATTCGATACGAAAGCTTTTTTTCCTACGGGAAGGCAGCCTAAAAGCGTAACCTTTGTAAATTCCGATACCGTTGCCGTAGCCCTTCTCGACGGAAACGGAGCGGATATTATCAATATCGAAACCGGAGAAAAAAAGAGAATTTCTCCTCCTAAAGAGTATGCGGAAAAACTCGGCTTTGTAGAAGCCCTTGTATTAAAAAATAAAAATGAACTTTGGATAAGTCAGATGCCTACGGCTTTAATTCATGTTTTTAATCTTACAACCTTTGAATATAAAACCGCAGTTAAAACGAGCGGCAAATGGAGCAAGGTTATGGCTTATAACCCATTAACCGACAGGGTTTATTTAAGTAATTGGCAAACCTTCGATATAAGCGTAATAAATACTGAAACTTACAGCGAAGAAAAAAAAATTAAAACTAAGGCGGTTCCGCGCGGAATGGCTTTTTCGGAAGACGGTAAATTTATCTATTGCGCTCAGTTTGAAGATGCTGCGGGGAATTCAAATTGCCGCCTTATAAAAAAAGAGCTTGACACTTTTAAAACCGTTTCGGAATCGGGAATGAAAGGTGCAAAAAGGCATATTGTTACGGATTATAAACAGGGACGGCTTTATGTTTCGGATATGCTTAATGCGGTTATAGAAGTTTATTCTCTTAAAGACGAGAGCCTTATAAAAACTGTAAAGGTTTTCAGCCACCCCAATACTATTCAGCTTTCGCCTGACGGAAAGTTTTTATATGTTTCATGCCGAGGGCCAAATAATCCCGATAAGGGCTATTTGTATAAAGGCTATGTAATGGGGAGACTGGATATTATTGATACCGAAACCCTTACCCGCATTGAAAGCGTAGAAGCGGGAAACCAGCCGACGGGTTTGGATATTTCTCCCGACGGCAAAACAATAGTTCTTTCCGATTTTTTAGATAACCGTATCAGAGTGTTTAAAAAAAATTAA
- a CDS encoding ATP-binding protein gives MAGKQLIKENSGYIQELPGWAQELSIKYCSKTANLYFVHGNIRDFLPHQAAGFAGSFLFVKIRDYISEVIFGNKNIIVYYDKSGGISFCTEAMYKAYLEEMHRVFPDVPLEDFISSDPRLAFSYLERYFVLNFGKDLRIVLIIDYAETIIPADDIGSLSETDRYCFVTLNRWSHEPSFTREDISIIMMTENLTDLNPRLTAAPSTIKVCIPLPDTDTRIEFLEYLQNQEEILLTERSLTAQRMGVLTSGLNLMNIHQIAAESYQDDCPITFEHLAKRKREIIRNEALGLLEFIDTEYDLSLVSGHDFVKKRFKFAAKALQRARNDVLPMGYLISGPIGTGKTFIVSAFAGEIGIPMVRLLNFRSQWQGATESNLEKVLNILKAMSPVAVMIDEADVVLGNRTTNDISGTSARVFAQIANFMGNTEYRGKIIWFLITCRPDLIPIDLKRQGRAEEHLALFYPENDAEKLDLFITLQRKLQIKTHEVNFPAIIKKIKFDISGADIEAILVRAKMSATVEGRAMIHQKDLEEIIADFIPPSYPNEIELQNLVAAIESTSKEMIPKKYQSMQRSAMASEILELKQLLGERN, from the coding sequence ATGGCAGGGAAACAGCTGATAAAAGAAAACAGCGGTTATATACAGGAATTACCGGGTTGGGCGCAAGAGCTTTCAATAAAGTATTGTTCAAAGACGGCCAACCTTTATTTTGTTCACGGAAATATAAGAGATTTTTTGCCCCACCAGGCGGCGGGTTTTGCGGGAAGTTTTCTTTTCGTCAAAATACGCGACTATATTTCGGAGGTAATTTTCGGGAATAAAAACATAATTGTTTACTACGATAAATCGGGAGGCATTTCCTTTTGTACCGAGGCTATGTATAAGGCTTATCTTGAGGAAATGCACAGGGTTTTTCCCGATGTTCCTTTGGAAGACTTTATCTCCTCCGACCCGCGTCTTGCCTTTTCTTATTTGGAACGCTATTTTGTTCTTAACTTCGGAAAAGATTTACGCATTGTGCTTATAATCGATTATGCCGAAACTATTATTCCTGCGGACGATATAGGCAGCTTGAGTGAAACCGACAGGTATTGCTTTGTAACCTTAAACAGATGGTCTCACGAGCCTTCATTTACCCGCGAAGATATTTCAATTATAATGATGACCGAAAATTTAACCGATTTAAATCCGCGTCTTACGGCAGCTCCTTCCACTATAAAGGTTTGTATTCCCTTGCCTGATACCGATACCCGTATAGAATTTTTAGAATATCTTCAAAATCAGGAAGAAATTCTTTTAACCGAAAGAAGTTTAACCGCTCAACGTATGGGCGTTTTAACATCCGGTTTAAACTTAATGAATATACACCAAATTGCGGCTGAATCTTATCAGGACGATTGTCCCATAACGTTTGAGCATTTGGCAAAAAGAAAACGGGAAATAATACGTAATGAAGCCCTCGGTCTTTTGGAATTTATAGATACGGAATACGACTTATCCCTTGTTTCGGGGCACGATTTTGTAAAAAAACGGTTTAAATTTGCCGCAAAGGCCTTGCAAAGGGCAAGAAACGATGTCCTTCCGATGGGCTACTTAATTTCAGGCCCGATAGGTACGGGAAAGACCTTTATAGTTTCCGCCTTTGCAGGTGAAATAGGTATTCCGATGGTGCGTCTTTTAAATTTCCGCTCTCAGTGGCAGGGTGCTACGGAATCGAATCTTGAAAAAGTTTTAAATATTTTAAAGGCAATGTCGCCGGTTGCTGTTATGATTGATGAAGCGGACGTAGTTTTGGGTAACAGAACAACCAACGATATTTCAGGTACTTCCGCCAGAGTTTTTGCTCAAATTGCAAATTTTATGGGCAATACGGAATATCGCGGCAAAATAATTTGGTTTTTAATAACTTGCCGTCCGGATTTAATTCCGATAGACTTAAAGAGACAGGGCAGGGCGGAAGAGCACCTTGCCTTGTTTTATCCTGAAAACGATGCCGAAAAATTGGATTTATTTATAACCTTACAGCGTAAACTGCAAATTAAAACGCATGAAGTCAATTTTCCCGCAATTATAAAAAAGATTAAATTCGATATTTCAGGCGCCGATATTGAAGCGATTTTAGTTCGGGCGAAAATGAGCGCCACGGTAGAAGGGCGGGCAATGATACATCAAAAGGACTTGGAAGAAATTATAGCCGATTTTATTCCGCCCTCATACCCTAATGAAATTGAATTACAAAATTTGGTTGCGGCAATAGAAAGTACAAGTAAGGAAATGATTCCGAAAAAATATCAATCTATGCAGCGCTCCGCTATGGCTTCGGAAATTTTGGAATTAAAGCAATTATTGGGAGAAAGGAATTAG
- a CDS encoding DEAD/DEAH box helicase, translated as MEITFKDLELDEIVLQAIEAKGFEEPTPIQILAIPRLLSGDANVIAKARTGTGKTAAFGLPLVQELRSDTGKVRALILVPTRELAVQVAAEVESFRIEKYPRITVVYGGAPIGQQLRNLKSGTEIVVGTPGRVMDHIERGSLKLENIEYFILDEADEMLNMGFIEDIENIFGHANPEARVLMFSATMPKQILSIASDFMGDYEIVEEEHKEEEASLTEQFFWLVREGDKTEALVRLIDTTPDFYGLVFCQTKVDADAVAKELDERHYEAAALHGDIPQSQREKILDKFRAKKTRILVATDVAARGIDIEGITHVVNYAIPYDGPTYTHRIGRTGRAGAEGTAVSFIRPSEIRRIEYLRKHARGELKEGKIPSIESVIETKRTRILKETAAQIEKLSFEEKPEQGFTAFANKLTEYADSQTVLAFILQMQYGKFLSPSHYKTIKPVKPEGRGGKKGKKLDEDSLRLYIGAGRRDGITKRRLAELLSSLLSIPERLVDDIEVTDKFSLATLPKNAANDALRLCKKKRGLPDMHIDVKSSSSNFSDERKPGFRSKMRKHDSVNRKSSSSDFSTGKRKHSEKRKNNKSDTGKAERYKKR; from the coding sequence ATGGAAATTACTTTTAAAGACCTGGAACTTGACGAAATAGTTTTACAGGCAATTGAGGCAAAGGGTTTTGAAGAGCCTACGCCTATTCAAATTTTGGCAATACCGCGCCTTCTTTCGGGGGACGCAAATGTTATTGCAAAGGCAAGGACGGGGACGGGAAAAACGGCGGCTTTCGGACTTCCGCTTGTACAGGAATTGCGCTCCGATACCGGAAAGGTGAGAGCTTTAATTTTAGTGCCTACGCGGGAACTCGCAGTTCAGGTAGCTGCGGAAGTGGAATCGTTCAGAATAGAAAAATATCCGCGCATTACCGTTGTTTACGGAGGCGCTCCAATAGGACAGCAGCTGCGTAACTTAAAAAGCGGAACCGAAATAGTAGTAGGAACTCCGGGCCGTGTAATGGACCACATCGAAAGAGGTTCTCTTAAACTTGAAAACATAGAATACTTTATTTTAGATGAAGCCGACGAAATGCTCAATATGGGTTTTATAGAAGATATAGAAAATATTTTCGGCCATGCAAATCCTGAAGCCAGAGTATTGATGTTTTCCGCAACAATGCCTAAACAAATCCTTTCCATCGCTTCCGATTTTATGGGCGATTATGAAATTGTAGAAGAAGAACACAAGGAAGAAGAGGCATCTCTTACCGAGCAATTTTTTTGGCTGGTTCGCGAGGGCGATAAAACGGAAGCCCTAGTCCGTTTAATAGATACAACGCCCGACTTTTACGGTCTTGTATTTTGCCAAACAAAGGTGGACGCCGATGCCGTAGCAAAAGAACTTGATGAAAGGCATTACGAAGCGGCCGCCCTTCACGGCGACATTCCGCAAAGTCAGAGGGAAAAAATTCTCGATAAGTTTAGAGCAAAAAAAACTCGTATTTTGGTTGCAACCGATGTTGCCGCCCGAGGAATAGACATTGAAGGAATCACACACGTTGTAAACTACGCAATTCCATACGACGGCCCTACTTATACTCACCGTATAGGAAGAACGGGAAGAGCGGGTGCGGAAGGAACGGCGGTAAGTTTTATCCGTCCGAGCGAAATAAGACGCATCGAGTATTTAAGAAAACATGCACGCGGCGAGTTAAAAGAAGGAAAAATACCTTCTATAGAATCGGTAATAGAAACAAAACGGACACGTATTTTAAAAGAAACCGCGGCGCAAATCGAAAAATTATCTTTTGAAGAAAAACCGGAACAGGGATTTACGGCCTTTGCAAACAAACTTACGGAATATGCCGATTCCCAAACAGTCTTGGCATTTATCCTTCAAATGCAATACGGAAAATTTCTTTCACCGTCTCATTATAAAACAATTAAACCCGTAAAACCTGAGGGAAGAGGCGGAAAGAAAGGAAAAAAACTTGACGAGGACAGCCTAAGGCTTTATATCGGCGCGGGCAGAAGGGACGGAATTACAAAAAGACGTCTTGCCGAGCTTTTAAGTTCTCTTTTATCCATACCTGAAAGACTTGTAGACGATATAGAAGTTACCGATAAATTTTCTCTTGCAACCTTACCTAAAAATGCCGCAAATGACGCTTTGCGTCTTTGCAAAAAAAAGCGGGGGCTTCCCGATATGCATATAGACGTAAAAAGCTCCTCTTCGAATTTTTCAGATGAAAGAAAACCCGGCTTCCGCTCTAAAATGCGTAAACACGACAGCGTAAACCGTAAATCCTCATCTTCGGATTTTTCTACAGGTAAACGCAAGCATTCCGAAAAAAGGAAAAACAATAAAAGCGATACCGGCAAGGCGGAAAGATACAAAAAAAGATAA